A single region of the Nakaseomyces glabratus chromosome D, complete sequence genome encodes:
- the CLF1 gene encoding Clf1p (CAGL0D02376g~Ortholog(s) have DNA replication origin binding, chromatin binding activity and role in DNA replication initiation, cis assembly of pre-catalytic spliceosome) codes for MTEIPAKQITDNDILKDVYKSQNKQFSIDAIDILDLEELKDVQRRKRTEFEGYLKRNRLDVKQWMRYAVFEIEQHDMRRARSIFERALRVHISYVPLWIRYIESELKLGYINHARNILERAITKLPRVDKLWYKYLIVEESLAHFDIVRNLFQKWCSLEPAAHVWDSFTDFEVRQERYEDVRNIYSKYVLIHPQFSTWRKWINFEVRYGSTKTVRSVYSLALDALIAYSESRNELVDDCINLIVEFSKWEALQKEYIRSKSLLEIAIQKWPKSNTLNNALLQFEREHGTAETLENTIILNRKKHYEDILNEKVYDYDTWLLYLQLLENNYPKLVMEAFSNVLNAAIPTSRTKDKYWKQYILIWIKYLTFLELTINDIPLCGQKFEELIHNIIPNDDFTFSKIWILYAEFEIRQDNLEKARSILGRSLGLCPKRKTFKYYIDLETKLREFDRVRILYENFLKFDPLNLDTWRAYVEFEDSLGDEVRVRSVCMIPIQNNIGLFSKSFQLHLLEILIDYEMEYQNFDNIEPLLKKQVELSNFTVEAWTDYAMKKLTVPTEEQVQNFQIMKEERLKDSSALDEQEIEFEFEITDNNKDNARDVFERALNYFKEIKRDEDRARILQSYVDFEGQYGDISSRQRIEKRLPSIVNGIKDIDGLKTQNITYTFPDDENKSNIDTSNILALAHKWKESQEAKSR; via the coding sequence ATGACTGAGATACCTGCAAAACAGATTACAGATAATGATATACTGAAGGATGTCTATAAATCTCAAAATAAGCAATTTTCCATAGATGCCATTGATATTCTTGATCTCGAAGAACTAAAAGATGTACAACGCAGGAAAAGGACAGAGTTTGAAGGCTATTTGAAAAGGAATAGACTGGATGTCAAGCAATGGATGCGTTATGCAGTGTTCGAAATTGAACAGCATGATATGAGAAGAGCAAGGTCTATTTTTGAACGTGCACTTAGGGTACATATCAGCTATGTTCCCTTATGGATAAGGTATATAGAATCCGAGTTGAAGCTAGGATATATCAATCATGCGAGAAACATATTAGAAAGGGCTATTACTAAACTTCCACGTGTTGACAAACTATGGTACAAGTATTTAATTGTAGAAGAATCCTTAGCACACTTTGACATAGTGCGCAATTTATTTCAGAAATGGTGCTCTTTAGAACCGGCAGCTCACGTATGGGATTCATTTACCGATTTCGAGGTTAGACAAGAAAGGTATGAAGATGTGCGTAATATTTACTCAAAATATGTTCTTATACATCCTCAATTTTCAACATGGAGAAAATGGATTAATTTCGAGGTAAGGTATGGTTCAACCAAAACTGTCAGATCGGTATATTCTCTGGCATTGGATGCATTGATTGCATATTCAGAAAGTCGAAATGAATTAGTTGACGACTGTATTAATTTAATCGTGGAATTTTCTAAATGGGAGGCACTTCAGAAGGAGTATATAAGATCAAAATCCTTATTAGAGATCGCTATTCAAAAATGGCCTAAATCTAATACTTTAAATAATGCacttcttcaatttgaaagagaacATGGAACGGCCGAAACTTTAGAGAATACCATCATACTTAATCGTAAAAAACACTATGAAGATATTCTGAATGAAAAAGTATATGATTACGACACATGGCTGTTGTATTTGCAATTActtgaaaataattatcCTAAATTAGTTATGGAGGCGTTTAGTAATGTGCTAAATGCGGCCATTCCTACTAGTAGGACTAAAGACAAATATTGGAAGCAGTATATCCTGATATGGATTAAATACTTAACATTTCTTGAGCTAACAATTAATGATATTCCCTTATGTGGAcagaaatttgaagaactgATCCATAATATTATCCCTAATGATGATTTtactttttcaaaaatatggATATTATACGCTGAGTTTGAAATTCGACAAGATAACCTGGAGAAAGCTAGATCTATTTTGGGTCGTTCGTTAGGACTATGTCCAAAACGGAAGACTTTTAAGTATTACATTGATCTGGAGACCAAACTTAGGGAATTTGATCGCGTTAGAATATTATATGAAAACTTTTTAAAATTCGATCCGCTAAATCTCGATACATGGAGAGCCTATGTAGAATTTGAAGACAGTCTGGGAGATGAAGTCAGGGTACGCAGTGTTTGCATGATTCCGATTCAAAACAACATTGGGCTGTTTTCAAAGTCATTCCAGTTACATCTGCTTGAAATCTTAATTGACTATGAAATGGAATATCagaattttgataatattgaaccattattaaaaaaacaaGTAGAGCTGTCTAACTTTACCGTAGAAGCTTGGACTGATTATgcaatgaagaaattaaCAGTTCCTACAGAGGAACAAGTTCAAAACTTCCAAATcatgaaagaagaaaggttGAAGGATAGTAGTGCTTTAGATGAACAAGAGATCgaatttgaatttgagattactgataataataaagataatGCAAGAgatgtttttgaaagagctctcaattatttcaaagaaattaagAGAGACGAAGATAGAGCAAGAATTTTACAATCTTATGTCGACTTTGAAGGACAGTATGGTGATATATCCAGTAGacaaagaattgaaaagagaTTACCCTCTATTGTAAATGGCATCAAAGATATCGACGGATTAAAGACTCAGAATATTACATATACCTTTccagatgatgaaaataaaagcaaCATTGACACATCGAATATATTAGCGCTTGCCCATAAATGGAAGGAGAGCCAAGAAGCTAAATCCAGATAA
- the TML25 gene encoding palmitoyl-(protein) hydrolase (CAGL0D02398g~Ortholog(s) have palmitoyl-(protein) hydrolase activity, role in protein deacylation and cytoplasm, nucleus localization), whose protein sequence is MSTAVRIASTKKPAKYALIFLHGLGDTGQGWSFLAQYLQQYHPCFESTNFIFPNAPIKPVTANGGMPMPSWFDIKVWDWTTSNVDTVGFQQSLKEVQKYVDSSISDGIEPQNIIVGGFSQGAALALASAVTLNNKIGAFIGLSGFAYLRNELQETRKNLNPNTPVFHGHGESDDVVPFPIGVQTAEFFKSAGELENYTFKSYRGLGHSADPAELNDLAEFLKSNVYSKDA, encoded by the coding sequence ATGTCTACTGCTGTTCGAATTGCCAGTACTAAGAAACCCGCTAAATATGCACTAATATTCCTGCATGGTTTAGGTGACACAGGTCAAGGTTGGTCATTTTTAGCTCAATACCTGCAGCAATACCATCCATGTTTTGAGAGCACTAACTTTATATTTCCTAATGCACCCATAAAGCCAGTTACTGCCAATGGTGGTATGCCAATGCCTTCTTGGTTTGATATTAAAGTGTGGGACTGGACAACTTCTAATGTCGATACCGTCGGATTCCAGCAATCATTAAAGGAAGTACAGAAATATGTTGATAGTAGTATTAGCGATGGGATAGAAcctcaaaatataatagttGGTGGGTTCTCCCAAGGTGCTGCATTAGCATTAGCATCAGCAGTTACTCTAAATAATAAGATAGGTGCATTTATCGGTCTTTCTGGGTTTGCCTACCTTAGAAATGAACTTCAAGAGACCAGAAAGAACTTAAACCCAAACACTCCTGTGTTCCATGGTCACGGTGAAAGCGATGACGTTGTTCCTTTCCCAATTGGTGTACAAACAGCGGAGTTCTTCAAATCCGCTGGTGAACTTGAGAACTACACTTTTAAGAGCTATAGAGGTCTTGGCCACTCAGCTGACCCTGCAGAATTGAACGATTTAGCTGAGTTCTTAAAGTCAAATGTTTACTCAAAAGATGCATAA
- the SRN2 gene encoding ESCRT-I subunit protein SRN2 (CAGL0D02420g~Ortholog(s) have role in ATP export, protein targeting to membrane, protein targeting to vacuole and ESCRT I complex, nucleus localization) — protein MDKPPILPPREDAVALEPANDQPKLDVKLPVNINLLSYNELLELINQHRDKLHWFCASMDSFEPITEEVKRLKNQFKELEEKFSKLEDGKVVIQDQIAELVILESEYTKKYQNLQQLIRSNYSKDVAKRTMLNKIKENEQKCDELEINAKGSLDLDVFLKSYMDFKLDYHMQKQKLNVLSAQNNF, from the coding sequence ATGGATAAACCACCTATTCTTCCGCCCAGAGAAGACGCAGTTGCTCTAGAGCCAGCTAATGATCAGCCAAAACTGGATGTCAAATTACCTGTAAATATTAATCTGCTCTCATATAATGAATTACTAGAGCTTATAAATCAGCACAGAGATAAGCTGCATTGGTTTTGTGCTAGCATGGATTCTTTTGAACCGATTACAGAGGAGGTTAAGAGACTGAAGAACCAGTTTAAGGAGCTGGAGGAGAAATTCTCGAAATTGGAGGACGGTAAAGTTGTTATTCAAGACCAAATTGCTGAATTGGTCATCTTAGAAAGCGAATATACGAAGAAATATCAGAATCTACAACAATTAATCCGCTCGAATTACTCTAAAGATGTAGCAAAACGGACGATGctcaataaaataaaggaaAACGAACAAAAGTGCGATGAGTTAGAGATAAACGCCAAAGGCAGTTTAGATCTGGATGTGTTTCTTAAATCGTATATGGATTTTAAGCTAGATTATCACATGCAAAAGCAAAAGCTGAATGTGTTGTCCGCTCAGAATAATTTCTAA